One genomic region from Homalodisca vitripennis isolate AUS2020 chromosome 6, UT_GWSS_2.1, whole genome shotgun sequence encodes:
- the LOC124364775 gene encoding COMM domain-containing protein 7-like isoform X2, with the protein MENQVVDIDWRFGVTGASSDKSQEGKIFFQLKITYNTGEGLKDLPVEMDLNQFYMFLHELEKVKNVLEYGN; encoded by the exons ATGGAAAATCAAGTTGTGGACATTGATTGGAGATTTGGAG TAACAGGAGCTAGCAGTGATAAAAGCCAGGAAGGAAAAATATTCTTCCAGTTGAAGATTACTTATAACACTGGAGAAGGACTGAAAGACCTCCCTGTAGAAATGGACCTTAACCAGTTCTACATGTTTCTACACGAGCTGGAAAAAGTTAAGAACGTGTTAGAATATGGTAACTGA
- the LOC124364775 gene encoding exocyst complex component 3-like isoform X1: MDIEKLENEAKAAAAKHVINMLQRPGQLEKVDQFKRRVSRKKISVEAMLKTAMQSQLDGVCVGLNQLSTALQDIQEIRQNLKEINDSFVNIPELGNKLNEVRNKNITHSQFVTAMENLKHLFTVPESVEKTKQWISEGKLLHAHQSLMDLENSRDDLLYELHKISNQKQADKILLKAYFEEVEEVSLELAKQLRLVLSRTLNTVRKEPTVIVTALRIIEREEKADEFAQGRYSRSNFMPPGRPKEWRKMAMEVLQKSVSQRIEGTQVDERENNKMWLVMHLELTRQLILEDLRVVKTLCGPCFPPHYNIVNEFVSMYHNCLSRHLEEIIQNGLEGNEYVSVLSWIVNTYTGPELMQHPELNIGIASVGPLLGSSVINKLQHQYLSNMEANYIDWMQKTLETEKHDWLNGIAPEGDQDGFFRTAAPVIIFQMIDQNLQVTKTISQALTHKAMVLSMDQVAKYGIMYREAIREFKTRHFEDRSKVPFFTHYMITIVNNCLLFVEHAQLMKQHYWRSDFSNDESNFQFNFLLKTYQDLRDEAAQFLLEEAFLDLDSHFQDLITTKWITSTIPVDTICVTLDDYFQDYGHLRVKNFESVISEAENLVARRYISAMLQKKVTFKTYEERRAAGNKILKEVNQIKTLFCKIAPKLENRVDSPLETIKSLAEVLKSEDLEILSLDLHSLVDKYPDITEDQLSRLLSLRGDLSRSDIREKLSYIFQDSSGQKNTSFVKSIFDQILL; encoded by the coding sequence ATGGATatagaaaaattagaaaatgaagCTAAAGCTGCGGCAGCTAAGCATGTGATAAATATGCTTCAGAGGCCTGGACAACTAGAGAAGGTGGATCAGTTTAAAAGACGTGTTAGCAGGAAAAAGATTTCTGTAGAAGCAATGTTAAAAACTGCGATGCAAAGTCAGTTAGATGGAGTGTGTGTTGGGCTTAATCAGCTTTCAACTGCTCTTCAAGACATTCAAGAAATTCgtcaaaatttaaaggaaattaatgattcatttgtaaatattccAGAATTGGGAAACAAACTAAATGAAGTTCGCAATAAAAATATCACTCATTCTCAATTTGTAACTGctatggaaaatttaaaacatttgtttaccgTTCCAGAAAGtgttgaaaaaacaaaacagtgGATCAGTGAAGGAAAACTTTTACACGCTCATCAAAGTTTAATGGATTTAGAAAATTCCCGTGATGATTTGCTGTATGAACTTCATAAAATTTCTAACCAGAAGCAAGCAGATAAAATCTTGCTGAAAGCTTACTTTGAAGAAGTAGAAGAAGTATCTCTAGAACTTGCAAAACAGTTACGACTAGTTTTGAGCCGCACTCTTAATACTGTTCGTAAAGAGCCTACAGTAATTGTAACTGCTTTAAGAATTATTGAGAGAGAAGAAAAAGCAGATGAATTTGCTCAAGGACGATACAGCAGAAGTAACTTTATGCCTCCTGGACGACCAAAAGAATGGAGGAAGATGGCAATGGAAGTTTTGCAGAAATCTGTATCTCAGCGGATAGAGGGAACTCAAGTTGACGAAcgtgaaaataacaaaatgtggCTTGTAATGCATTTGGAATTGACCCGGCAGTTGATTTTAGAAGATTTACGGGTTGTAAAAACTCTTTGTGGTCCCTGCTTTCctccacattataatattgtGAATGAGTTTGTCAGCATGTACCACAATTGCTTATCCCGGCATCTAGAGGAAATCATCCAGAATGGTCTTGAAGGCAATGAATATGTATCAGTCCTTTCGTGGATTGTTAATACTTATACAGGACCTGAGTTGATGCAACACCCAGAGTTGAATATTGGAATCGCATCAGTTGGCCCCCTTTTGGGATCAAGTGTGATTAACAAACTGCAACACCAGTACCTTTCGAACATGGAAGCAAACTACATCGACTGGATGCAAAAAACTCTGGAAACAGAAAAACACGATTGGCTAAATGGAATAGCTCCTGAAGGCGATCAAGACGGCTTCTTCCGAACAGCAGCTcctgtaattatttttcaaatgattgacCAAAATTTGCAAGTGACCAAAACAATAAGCCAAGCTCTGACACATAAAGCGATGGTTCTGAGTATGGATCAGGTCGCTAAGTATGGCATCATGTACAGAGAAGCTATCAGAGAGTTTAAAACGAGACACTTTGAAGACAGAAGCAAGGTGCCTTTTTTCACCCATTACATGATCACTATTGTAAACAATTGTTTGTTGTTTGTAGAACATGCCCAACTGATGAAACAACACTATTGGAGATCTGACTTCAGTAATGATGAATCGAACTTTCAGTTCAACTTTCTTCTTAAAACGTACCAAGACTTGCGAGATGAAGCGGCACAGTTTCTTTTGGAAGAAGCTTTCCTGGATTTAGATTCTCACTTTCAAGATCTTATCACGACAAAGTGGATTACGAGTACAATTCCTGTGGACACAATATGTGTAACTTTAGATGATTATTTCCAGGATTATGGCCATCTTCGAGTTAAGAATTTTGAAAGTGTAATATCGGAAGCTGAAAACTTGGTAGCCAGACGTTACATCTCAGCAATGTTGCAGAAAAAGGTAACTTTCAAAACCTATGAAGAAAGACGAGCAGCTGGCAACAAGATTTTGAAAGAAGTGAACCAAATCAAAACCTTGTTTTGTAAAATTGCCCCTAAACTGGAAAATAGAGTCGATTCTCCCcttgaaacaataaaaagtttagcAGAAGTGCTGAAAAGTGAGGATTTGGAAATTTTATCCTTGGATTTACATAGTTTGGTGGACAAATATCCTGACATCACTGAAGATCAGCTCAGTAGGCTTTTGAGTCTTCGTGGTGATTTGTCAAGATCAGATATCCGTGAAAAGCTGTCATATATTTTTCAGGACTCGTCAGGACAGAAAAATACATCCTTTGTGAAAAGCATATTTGACCAGATTCTGTTGTAG